The Humulus lupulus chromosome 4, drHumLupu1.1, whole genome shotgun sequence genome has a window encoding:
- the LOC133831930 gene encoding uncharacterized protein LOC133831930 codes for MARKKKGLSKPTKNSDEVVDDLPSIQVEVPDMLPDEDFQDPCEELEMDCGVEVQRVGSANRSPPSPMNWAEDAEGSEFQRSAKEVWSKFQSNQVPTPSTRLNYTEPMKLGDQVVARLDMEEVENEASFWKNAIVCIVLGANPPFRVFEGFVKRIWGNLGVEKIVRMHSGFTLVNFRDEATWDLILEAGVIHFDKKPVVLRPWTPDMDSMRMVKSVPVWIRLNGLGLQYWGKNSLSAMVSTIGRPVMVDKVTQSRSMVKYARILVDMEITDHPPKSISFINEREQITEQMVEYEWLPSKCAACSNLGHILANCNKNTGFSWRKKSTDENGTSTDKIISQTEEVQQHSEPAILVPRACTTSIIGKDERASSSIEKNAAKILSDAQDFSKATQQTGKGNAEVAGSWITPRRRGARQGVLNAHKSDVVQGKTNSGNGYAVLQDTGVGHLVTNSISIQ; via the coding sequence ATGGCTCGGAAGAAGAAAGGTCTATCGAAGCCGACGAAGAATTCCGATGAGGTGGTGGACGACCTCCCTTCGATCCAAGTTGAGGTACCTGATATGTTACCTGATGAGGATTTTCAAGATCCGTGTGAAGAACTGGAGATGGATTGTGGTGTTGAGGTGCAGCGGGTTGGAAGTGCGAATCGTTCTCCTCCTTCTCCAATGAATTGGGCTGAGGATGCGGAGGGTTCTGAGTTCCAGCGATctgctaaggaagtgtggagtaAATTTCAGTCGAACCAGGTACCCACGCCCTCTACTCGTCTGAATTATACTGAACCTATGAAATTGGGTGACCAAGTTGTTGCCCGATTAGATATGGAAGAGGTTGAGAATGAAGCTTCATTTTGGAAGAATGCGATTGTTTGCATTGTCCTAGGAGCTAACCCTCCTTTTCGAGTATTTGAAGGATTTGTCAAGAGAATTTGGGGCAATTTGGGTGTTGAGAAGATAGTGAGAATGCATTCCGGATTCACCCTTGTTAATTTCAGGGATGAAGCAACATGGGACCTGATTTTGGAAGCAGGAGTTATACACTTTGATAAAAAGCCAGTGGTTCTTCGTCCTTGGACACCAGATATGGACTCTATGAGAATGGTCAAGTCGGTTCCGGTTTGGATTCGGCTGAATGGCTTGGGGTTGCAATACtggggaaaaaatagtctcagTGCTATGGTGAGCACAATTGGGAGACCTGTAATGGTGGATAAAGTGACGCAAAGTAGATCGATGGTGAAATATGCGAGGATATTGGTGGATATGGAGATTACGGATCATCCTCCGAAATCcatttcttttattaatgaaaGGGAACAAATCACAGAGCAAATGGTGGAATATGAATGGCTCCCTTCTAAGTGTGCTGCCTGCTCGAATTTAGGTCATATTCTGGCAAATTGTAACAAGAATACTGGTTTTAGTTGGAGGAAGAAATCTACTGATGAGAATGGTACCAGTACAGACAAGATCATATCCCAAACAGAGGAGGTTCAACAACATTCGGAGCCTGCTATTCTTGTTCCCAGAGCTTGCACTACTTCTATTATTGGAAAGGATGAGAGGGCTAGTAGTTCTATAGAGAAAAATGCTGCCAAGATTCTTAGTGATGCTCAGGATTTTTCTAAAGCTACTCAGCAAACTGGAAAAGGGAATGCTGAGGTTGCAGGAAGCTGGATTACTCCCAGAAGGAGAGGTGCTCGGCAAGGGGTGTTAAATGCTCACAAGTCAGATGTTGTTCAAGGGAAGACTAACTCGGGCAATGGTTATGCGGTGTTGCAAGATACAGGGGTTGGTCATTTGGTCACTAATTCTATCTCAATTCAGTGA